CGGTGTGGTCGAAGAAGCCGCGCTCCGCCATGTCCTGGCTGTAGTCGCCGGCCAGCTTCGCCAGCTCCGGGTCGTTCGTCAGCGGGCGGCAGCCCGCCTGCGCGCGCTCCTGGTTGACCAGCCGCAGCACCTCCGCCTCCGCGGCGGTGGCGGCGTCGGCGGTGGCGGTCGGCTTCGCCGAGGGGGTGGGCTCGGAGGTCCGCGTCTTCGTGGGGGAGGGCGAGCGCGACTCCGTGCGGGACGGGCTCGGGGACGTCGACGACGGTTCCGCGGATTCCCGCTTCTCACGCTCGGGCGCCGAGGTGGAGGGCGAAGCGCTCTTCGACTCCTTGCCGTCCCGCGCGTCCTTGCCGCCGTTCCTCTTCGCCTCCGGCCTCCCGCTCTCCGGCCGCTCAGAACCGTCGCTCGCGGACGGCGACGCCTCCAGGGTCGGCAGCTCGGAGGAGCCCTGGGTGCTGGGGGACGGCGGATCACCCGCCTGGACGTGCCCGGCGGGACCGCCGCCGCCGCGGTCGAGGTCGAAGCCGCTGCCGAGGACCCCGGAGGCCATCGCCACCGCGCCCACGGCCAGCGCCGCCGAGGTACCGAGCATCCCGGCCCTGGCCGGGCTCTGCTTGCGGTGCTGCCCCCGCGACCGGCCGGCGCCGTGCGCCTCGCGGTCACCGTAGGAGTCGTACGAGCCGTACGCGGCGGGCGTGTGCCCGCGGTGGCCTGTCGGGGGCTGCGGCTCCGAGCGTCTGTGGCGGCCCATCCGGCTGACCCCTCACGTCCGACGACAACATCTCCTGCACACGTGCCACTCGCACACACGAGTGATATTGCTGTCGGCAGACTGTACGCCATGACCCCTACGCCGGACGTGCCCGCGGCCACATCGTCCGGATAACGTGCGTCACATGAGTACGGACGTCCGCATGACGGCATGGGTGCGCGGCGTGGTCCAGGGCGTCGGCTTCCGCTGGTTCACCCGCGCCCGCGCGCTGGAGATCGGCGGCCTCAGCGGCTTCGCCGCCAATCTCGCGGACGGCCGGGTCCAGATCGTCGCCGAGGGTCCGCGAGCGCAGTGTCAGGAGTTGCTGGAGTGGCTGCGGTCCGCCGACACGCCGGGCCGCGTGTCGGGTGTGACGGAGATCTGGGACGAGCCGCGCGGCGGATATCACTCATTTGCCATCCGCTGAGCACGCTCCGCCATAAGGGCTGGTCCGACAGGGATGACCAGCGGGTTGCCAACGGCTGCCGGGCGTGCAAAGCTCTCACACCAGACGGGTCCTGCCACCCCCCGCGGCCTGCAATTGCACGCGCTGCGCCCGATGCGGGGTGTGATCGTGTTGACCGTCAAACCATTTGGTGAGACGCTTGAAGCCCCGCGCACCCTTGCTGTTTGTGCCATGGGCAGACACGCGGGTGCGAATCCCTCACGACCCACACCGCTCGGTCGGTCACTCAATGTGGAGGACCTGCAATCATGGCAAAGGCGCTTCTCGGTTACGTCGGCGGTACTGACCCGCGACTCCTCGCCGAGATGCGACGGCTGCAGCAGCGTGTCCAGGACCTGGAGTCGGAGCTCGTCCGCGTCCAGGCCGAGAACGACATGCTCGCCGCCGCCGCTGCTCACAACAGCGAGTCACTGCTCGACGTACCCCAGGCGGAGCCTGCGCTTACCTGACAATCATGCGAGAACCGTCAGGTCTGCACCTCAACCGCTTGAGATA
The Streptomyces sp. CNQ-509 DNA segment above includes these coding regions:
- a CDS encoding CAP domain-containing protein, whose product is MGRHRRSEPQPPTGHRGHTPAAYGSYDSYGDREAHGAGRSRGQHRKQSPARAGMLGTSAALAVGAVAMASGVLGSGFDLDRGGGGPAGHVQAGDPPSPSTQGSSELPTLEASPSASDGSERPESGRPEAKRNGGKDARDGKESKSASPSTSAPEREKRESAEPSSTSPSPSRTESRSPSPTKTRTSEPTPSAKPTATADAATAAEAEVLRLVNQERAQAGCRPLTNDPELAKLAGDYSQDMAERGFFDHTDPDGNDPWERAQDYGIADLGGENIARGQANAQSVMDAWMNSEGHRANILNCDFRTLGVGAHFGDGGPWWTQNFGF
- a CDS encoding acylphosphatase, yielding MSTDVRMTAWVRGVVQGVGFRWFTRARALEIGGLSGFAANLADGRVQIVAEGPRAQCQELLEWLRSADTPGRVSGVTEIWDEPRGGYHSFAIR